A single region of the Vicia villosa cultivar HV-30 ecotype Madison, WI linkage group LG4, Vvil1.0, whole genome shotgun sequence genome encodes:
- the LOC131594903 gene encoding F-box/kelch-repeat protein At3g06240-like: MLNVDNTFLKRHYDRTKLQLQHVSCVTKMVSNHIPNDLAFFIISKLPLKSLKRFSCAQKSWLLILENPNFLNMYTNHFISNSEDSLYEEDDVSCFILLKTLPYCPYRPVMYMLSGKSFENKVKLDWPSPFHENDQSVFILGPIVNGIVCLCKGRLSVAVLWNPATDEFKVLPPSPNECTILYEFESFNFIGFGYDNIRDDYSVIRYVSYRLDLPDIECDMESMRYAVSREDIWEIYNLRSNTWRKLDLDMPQGYWNYSGAFMHINGVCHWCHQGRDLNYRLLVSFDLSNEVFCTTPFPSDMNNTLEFVVVMTHLTVINQSIALISNYLNTTTFHISILGEVGVKESWTKLFIIGPLSYIEHPIGEGKDGDLFFRRKDDELVLFNLKTKKFKELGVKGDEHSCGIVLYKKNLLPIGGIND; the protein is encoded by the exons ATGCTCAATGTTGACAATACTTTTTTGAAACGACACTATGATAGAACCAAACTGCAACTTCAACATG TTTCTTGTGTCACTAAAATGGTTAGCAATCATATTCCCAATGATCTTGCATTTTTCATTATTTCGAAATTACCTCTAAAGTCTTTGAAACGGTTTAGTTGTGCACAAAAATCATGGTTACTTATACTTGAAAACCCAAATTTTCTAAACATGTATACTAACCATTTCATATCTAATTCTGAGGATTCTTTATATGAAGAGGATGATGTTTCATGTTTCATCTTACTAAAGACTCTTCCATATTGTCCCTATCGTCCTGTGATGTATATGCTTTCTGGAAAGAGTTTTGAGAATAAGGTCAAATTAGATTGGCCATCTCCATTTCATGAGAATGATCAATCTGTTTTTATTTTGGGCCCAATTGTTAATGGTATTGTTTGTCTATGCAAAGGGAGGTTATCTGTTGCTGTACTATGGAATCCAGCCACAGATGAATTCAAGGTCCTCCCTCCTAGCCCAAACGAGTGCACAATACTTTATGAGTTtgaaagttttaattttattggATTTGGCTATGACAATATTAGAGATGACTATAGCGTGATTCGATATGTAAGTTATCGTTTAGATTTGCCAGATATTGAATGTGATATGGAAAGTATGAGATACGCTGTGTCACGGGAAGACATATGGGAGATATACAACCTAAGGAGTAACACTTGGAGGAAACTCGATCTTGATATGCCTCAAGGTTACTGGAACTATTCTGGTGCCTTTATGCATATCAATGGAGTTTGTCATTGGTGTCATCAAGGTCGAGATCTAAATTATCGATTATTGGTGTCATTTGACTTAAGCAATGAGGTATTTTGTACAACACCATTTCCATCTGATATGAATAATACTTTGGAATTTGTAGTTGTCATGACACACTTGACAGTAATAAATCAATCTATTGCTTTGATATCAAATTATCTTAATACAACTACTTTTCATATATCAATTTTGGGTGAAGTCGGTGTGAAGGAATCATGGACTAAACTCTTTATTATTGGACCCTTATCTTACATTGAGCATCCTATTGGAGAGGGAAAAGATGGTGATCTATTCTTTAGAAGAAAAGATGATGAACTTGTATTGTTTAATTTGAAGACTAAGAAGTTTAAGGAGCTTGGTGTTAAGGGGGATGAGCATTCTTGTGGCATAGTCCTTTACAAGAAAAACCTTCTTCCAATTGGAGgaataaatgattga